Proteins encoded together in one Desulfosporosinus meridiei DSM 13257 window:
- a CDS encoding cell wall-binding repeat-containing protein, with amino-acid sequence MKKTKKTLASLAIAGMTLSMIPFNVFAASPIPTRLSGVTAEQTAVAIADQTGYTGTAILASSTSYGMVDALTAGPLAASLKAPILLTGAGNTLDAATKAELTKLAVKTVYVTSGTAVIKQGVIDELKGMGIEVVALGGFDRAETSVNIAKKMTGVTKVAVANTVVDALSIAAVASAANEPILLTDKDALPASVAAYLASAGVTSSDVIGGTGVISDAVVAGLPSATRHAGMTAYDTNHQVIQDFAAGLAFDNVYVANGVTGIDALAGAPLAAQTKSPIVLTDGSTVPAVAAFTYSKNSSAVVTALGGTAVVPESVRVGVSTGNVTNVPGDLAIVSISALDDSNRFIEVTFNKPVSGLQASDVVIENADTLARYGVKSVQMSSNSLTATIELYASDDAEEVLQYLQDYNVTINAGGTILKSTFNRAYSSKVRVQDINVDDKEIVAYNDKTGESVTLDVPDSVKFDYQGALGELVQVWYNGDKELTNYKIVSSTAKNDAIEITKVNQIKLLSEGKKYDTSAETYANTNKKFTFYLDGEKVDIADQLNKKFNFAKVGYDKSGDIEYVSAYSLKDVLIVDSIEKDEVIGVEGSASAGSFDAKDATIVKDGKVISINDLKAGDLLFFSDSADDNDGYAEVLNNKAATGEIDTVYEDSIEVGGKIYDFDYDADVAADFDYSQQAVYIDEDGDVTDVDSDAAKDLQAAGEVALYTDYAGNLIFISGDVVNVDSNEKVSVLTKDIIGYTTSRDKVEIEALTQDGDELSFDMDLKAFETITVDGVEHDIDNGGSKDWTASLIAGNTGIRLTDNASVAAPVDIMFNNEADAGSLVKLHLDDNGNLEEIEFFSSSSTAIGYATITAANSVEAGDKYLSGYKLTSDTLLFNATDDSVDTDADDIVVSTFGNYNGSKIVNGNFIYNADQEVVAIWYDTTDSSDVTYDEAVVTKVLRNTKQEIVSVTVYAGGQLQTFTVDKVTDNSLVKGDVVVLELDKDNATLVKGIATATSDITNDGTDEYASRVTPGLTVESVDVGNKTVKFTNGDTYKLADGGLVLDGKDNNDITTKSLSDLRGKTNVTVVKDAKTGSFAKFFVIEN; translated from the coding sequence ATGAAAAAGACCAAAAAAACTTTAGCATCTTTAGCCATTGCGGGCATGACATTATCAATGATCCCTTTTAATGTTTTTGCAGCTTCTCCAATTCCAACTCGTTTATCAGGTGTAACTGCGGAACAAACTGCTGTAGCAATTGCTGACCAAACAGGTTATACAGGCACTGCAATTCTCGCTTCCTCCACATCCTATGGTATGGTTGATGCATTGACCGCCGGTCCACTCGCTGCTAGCTTAAAAGCTCCTATCCTATTAACCGGAGCAGGAAACACTCTTGACGCTGCTACTAAAGCTGAACTTACTAAACTCGCAGTTAAAACCGTTTATGTAACCAGCGGAACTGCTGTTATTAAACAAGGTGTTATTGATGAGTTAAAAGGTATGGGTATTGAAGTTGTTGCTCTTGGCGGATTTGACCGTGCTGAAACATCCGTCAACATCGCTAAGAAAATGACTGGCGTAACCAAAGTTGCTGTTGCTAACACTGTTGTTGATGCACTTTCCATAGCTGCAGTTGCTTCTGCCGCTAATGAACCAATCCTCTTAACTGACAAAGATGCTCTTCCTGCAAGCGTTGCTGCTTACCTAGCAAGTGCTGGTGTCACATCAAGTGATGTTATCGGTGGAACAGGCGTTATCAGTGATGCAGTAGTAGCTGGACTTCCAAGCGCAACTCGTCACGCTGGTATGACTGCCTATGATACCAATCACCAAGTTATCCAAGACTTCGCCGCCGGCCTTGCATTTGACAATGTCTATGTTGCAAACGGTGTAACCGGTATTGATGCTCTTGCAGGTGCTCCACTTGCAGCTCAAACCAAATCCCCTATCGTACTCACAGATGGAAGCACCGTTCCTGCCGTAGCTGCTTTCACATACAGCAAAAACTCTAGCGCAGTCGTCACTGCTCTTGGCGGTACAGCCGTTGTTCCTGAAAGTGTACGTGTTGGAGTTTCTACAGGTAACGTTACAAATGTACCTGGCGATTTGGCAATTGTCTCAATTAGTGCCCTTGACGACAGCAACCGTTTCATTGAAGTTACTTTCAACAAACCTGTATCCGGACTTCAAGCTTCTGATGTTGTGATTGAAAACGCTGACACCTTAGCTCGTTATGGAGTTAAAAGTGTACAAATGTCTTCCAACAGTTTAACCGCAACCATTGAATTGTATGCATCTGATGATGCTGAAGAAGTACTTCAATATCTTCAAGATTATAACGTTACAATCAATGCCGGTGGAACAATTCTAAAATCTACCTTTAATCGTGCCTATTCCAGCAAAGTTCGTGTCCAGGATATCAACGTAGACGATAAAGAAATCGTAGCTTATAACGACAAAACCGGTGAGTCGGTTACTCTAGATGTACCTGATAGCGTGAAGTTTGATTATCAAGGTGCTTTGGGCGAACTTGTACAAGTTTGGTATAATGGGGACAAAGAGTTAACTAACTACAAAATTGTAAGTTCAACTGCTAAGAATGATGCCATTGAGATTACAAAGGTAAATCAAATAAAACTTCTCTCAGAAGGCAAAAAATATGATACCTCTGCCGAAACCTATGCTAATACAAATAAGAAGTTTACTTTCTATTTAGATGGTGAAAAAGTAGATATTGCCGACCAACTTAACAAGAAGTTTAACTTCGCCAAAGTTGGCTATGACAAATCAGGAGACATCGAATATGTCAGCGCCTATTCCTTAAAAGATGTCTTGATTGTCGATTCAATTGAAAAGGACGAAGTTATTGGAGTCGAAGGCTCAGCTTCAGCCGGTTCATTTGATGCAAAAGATGCGACTATTGTAAAAGACGGAAAAGTAATTTCCATTAATGATCTTAAAGCAGGCGATTTATTATTCTTTAGCGATAGCGCTGATGATAACGACGGATATGCTGAAGTTTTGAATAACAAAGCCGCAACCGGTGAGATCGACACAGTCTATGAGGACTCCATTGAAGTCGGTGGGAAAATTTATGATTTCGATTATGACGCTGACGTAGCAGCTGACTTCGATTATTCCCAACAAGCAGTTTATATTGATGAAGACGGTGATGTTACGGATGTAGACTCTGATGCAGCAAAGGATCTTCAAGCTGCCGGAGAAGTGGCACTTTATACCGACTATGCGGGTAACCTGATCTTTATCAGTGGAGACGTTGTTAATGTTGACAGTAATGAAAAGGTTTCAGTTCTAACTAAAGATATCATTGGTTATACAACATCAAGAGATAAAGTTGAAATTGAAGCTTTAACTCAAGATGGAGATGAACTCTCCTTTGATATGGATCTAAAAGCTTTTGAAACAATTACAGTAGATGGTGTCGAACATGATATTGATAACGGCGGTTCAAAAGATTGGACAGCATCGTTAATCGCCGGCAATACTGGTATTCGACTAACCGATAACGCTTCAGTAGCAGCTCCTGTAGATATCATGTTTAATAACGAAGCTGATGCTGGAAGCTTAGTCAAATTACACTTAGATGACAATGGTAATCTCGAGGAAATCGAATTCTTTAGTAGCAGTTCAACTGCCATTGGTTATGCCACAATTACTGCTGCAAACAGCGTTGAAGCTGGCGATAAGTATCTTAGCGGCTACAAGTTGACATCAGACACACTTCTGTTTAATGCAACTGACGATAGTGTTGATACTGATGCAGATGATATTGTAGTATCTACCTTCGGCAATTACAACGGTTCTAAAATCGTTAACGGAAACTTCATCTATAATGCTGATCAAGAAGTAGTGGCTATTTGGTATGATACCACAGATAGCTCAGATGTCACTTATGATGAAGCTGTAGTTACTAAAGTCCTTCGTAATACAAAGCAAGAAATAGTCAGCGTTACTGTATACGCAGGCGGTCAATTGCAAACATTTACAGTCGATAAAGTTACTGATAACAGCCTCGTTAAAGGCGATGTAGTAGTGCTTGAACTTGACAAAGATAATGCTACGTTAGTAAAAGGAATTGCTACAGCCACTTCGGATATCACTAATGATGGCACTGATGAGTATGCAAGTCGTGTAACACCTGGCTTGACTGTTGAAAGCGTTGATGTTGGCAACAAAACAGTCAAATTTACAAACGGCGACACCTACAAGCTTGCCGATGGCGGTTTAGTACTTGATGGCAAAGATAACAACGATATCACAACTAAATCCTTATCCGATCTCCGCGGCAAGACTAATGTAACTGTAGTTAAAGATGCAAAAACTGGTTCATTCGCTAAGTTCTTTGTTATTGAAAACTAA
- a CDS encoding S8 family serine peptidase → MYKCWFYQTKSALLSLGIVGMMVLNLGIAPFPAIAEVRGATQEELSNSDLHQVVLSFTPGTNIDQIAEDFGAKVVRQGPLNFVTLELLERDIQEAIGELKSTPGIISAEENHARIIQSLPEPPPDDPLYMKQWSLIGRNVPGAWEMGATGEGVTIAVVDTGIDLNHPDLIANLVPGYNSITGSAAAGGNQDNNGHGTEVAGIAAAERNSIGIVGVAYQAKIMPIKALGATGVGYDDAIADGIIWAADHGAKIINLSLGSENGATSSEILKQAVTYAYDKGCLLIAASGNYDPESQANPGVSYPAADSRVLAITATDKTGKVTSYSATGSEVDLAAPGDYIPTDGWSRRGGSGYTYASGTSLAAPFVSGEAALIWSQHPEWSRDQVIQALEQGTEDLGSAGQDDQYGYGLVDVQLALNLSNQTLETKTSPAVINSLGGIVEGMGGTTQVALTIPPQAFDQTTNVSLKAIPAPRELPNGAAFLTPVFQVNWGNITPQKMLSLKWKNPVFNEEVEGALYRWNGSRWISLGGEISPGEAGFGLYLPGIYAYGTAQNSGQQSRRFAGVTAEGTAVQISQETFTTGADTVIIAQVNQFPDALAGAPLAYKLQAPILLSSNLELTEDVRTEIQRLAPKTVYLLGGTAALSAQIEAELNQTYEVKRLYGYTAEGTARAIAQELGTKGKAVIASVNYFQDALVISSWAARQGIPILLTLPQTLSVDTQTALQELKVTESLVIGGTAVVSAKVLEQLPLPKRISGMTAYDTAAAVLQNYPPISAKLELATGENFPDALTGAVRAAFYGSRVALVPTQSEIPASLASLLKSWQGYQIEALGGIYALPENIVQRVQDWVQ, encoded by the coding sequence ATGTACAAGTGCTGGTTTTATCAAACCAAATCTGCGCTGCTATCTCTAGGGATTGTAGGAATGATGGTTCTAAATCTAGGAATAGCTCCGTTTCCTGCAATAGCAGAGGTTCGCGGTGCCACTCAGGAGGAATTAAGCAACTCAGATCTACACCAAGTTGTCCTTTCCTTTACGCCGGGGACAAATATTGATCAGATTGCTGAAGATTTTGGTGCCAAAGTTGTGAGGCAAGGCCCTTTAAACTTTGTCACCTTAGAATTATTGGAGAGAGATATTCAAGAAGCTATTGGAGAGTTAAAAAGTACACCTGGGATTATTAGCGCTGAAGAAAATCATGCTCGGATCATCCAAAGCCTTCCCGAGCCCCCTCCCGATGACCCTCTTTATATGAAGCAATGGTCACTAATCGGCAGAAATGTACCGGGAGCATGGGAAATGGGGGCAACGGGAGAGGGTGTGACTATAGCTGTTGTTGATACGGGTATAGACTTGAACCACCCGGATTTAATAGCTAATCTAGTCCCTGGCTATAACTCAATAACAGGTAGCGCAGCAGCCGGAGGGAATCAGGATAATAATGGTCACGGTACGGAAGTTGCCGGAATTGCAGCTGCCGAGCGCAACAGTATAGGGATTGTAGGAGTAGCTTATCAAGCAAAGATTATGCCCATCAAGGCCTTGGGTGCTACGGGAGTTGGGTATGATGATGCCATAGCGGACGGAATTATCTGGGCTGCGGATCACGGGGCAAAGATAATCAATTTAAGCTTAGGCTCAGAAAATGGGGCCACCTCCTCGGAAATTTTAAAGCAGGCAGTGACCTATGCTTATGATAAAGGTTGCTTATTAATTGCGGCCAGCGGAAATTATGATCCGGAGTCTCAAGCAAATCCGGGAGTGAGCTACCCTGCCGCGGATTCCCGGGTCTTGGCCATCACGGCAACGGATAAAACCGGTAAAGTGACCAGCTACTCCGCCACAGGCTCGGAAGTCGATTTAGCGGCACCGGGAGACTATATTCCGACAGACGGCTGGAGTCGAAGGGGAGGATCGGGGTACACTTACGCCAGCGGAACTTCTCTGGCCGCTCCCTTTGTCTCGGGGGAGGCCGCACTAATTTGGAGCCAGCACCCTGAATGGTCAAGAGATCAAGTGATCCAAGCCCTGGAGCAAGGAACGGAAGATTTAGGCTCAGCGGGACAGGACGATCAATACGGTTACGGACTGGTGGATGTGCAGTTAGCCTTAAATCTCAGCAATCAAACACTGGAGACTAAAACCTCCCCGGCGGTGATTAATTCCTTGGGCGGAATTGTCGAAGGGATGGGTGGGACAACCCAAGTTGCTTTAACAATCCCCCCTCAGGCCTTCGACCAAACAACGAATGTATCCTTAAAGGCTATACCAGCTCCCAGGGAATTACCCAATGGGGCCGCCTTCTTAACCCCGGTCTTTCAAGTTAACTGGGGAAATATCACTCCCCAGAAAATGCTCTCGCTGAAATGGAAGAACCCCGTGTTTAACGAGGAGGTTGAGGGGGCACTTTATCGCTGGAATGGTTCACGCTGGATTTCTCTTGGTGGGGAAATCAGTCCCGGAGAAGCCGGATTTGGCCTCTACCTGCCGGGTATTTACGCCTATGGGACAGCCCAGAACAGTGGTCAGCAGAGCCGGCGTTTCGCAGGAGTAACCGCCGAGGGGACAGCAGTCCAGATTTCTCAGGAAACATTTACAACCGGCGCAGATACAGTCATCATAGCCCAGGTCAATCAATTCCCGGATGCCTTGGCCGGAGCGCCCCTAGCCTATAAACTTCAGGCACCAATTCTGCTATCTTCGAACTTGGAGCTTACAGAAGATGTGCGAACAGAAATACAGCGACTAGCGCCGAAAACGGTCTATCTCTTGGGGGGTACAGCGGCTCTCTCAGCCCAGATTGAAGCAGAGCTTAACCAAACCTATGAAGTAAAACGTCTCTATGGCTATACAGCAGAAGGAACTGCCCGAGCAATAGCCCAAGAACTTGGCACCAAGGGCAAAGCGGTTATAGCAAGTGTCAATTACTTTCAAGACGCATTGGTCATCTCATCCTGGGCAGCCAGGCAAGGGATCCCTATCTTGCTGACCCTGCCCCAAACTTTATCAGTAGATACCCAAACTGCTTTGCAGGAGCTAAAAGTTACTGAGTCTCTGGTGATTGGAGGAACGGCGGTAGTCAGTGCCAAAGTTTTAGAGCAACTGCCTCTTCCTAAGAGAATCAGTGGAATGACGGCCTATGACACTGCAGCGGCAGTTTTGCAAAATTATCCGCCGATTTCAGCAAAGTTGGAATTAGCTACCGGAGAAAACTTCCCGGATGCCTTAACGGGAGCAGTAAGGGCAGCTTTTTACGGATCCAGAGTCGCCTTGGTTCCAACTCAGTCTGAGATTCCTGCCAGTTTGGCGTCTCTCCTGAAATCCTGGCAGGGCTATCAGATTGAAGCTTTAGGGGGAATTTACGCTTTGCCGGAAAATATAGTTCAAAGGGTGCAAGATTGGGTTCAGTAA
- a CDS encoding N-acetylmuramoyl-L-alanine amidase, with the protein MAKLKWRLLGILVLSLGFLMGVEKVASATPLNLETARIFGTRQIDTAINVSIEGWNHAETVLLANCDNFPDALVAAPLSHKLDAPILLTPTGGVDAKVMAEIKRLGAQKVILLGGVAALSQKVEQDILKAGLDKPERIYGYDQYETAQKVAERVGAKGEVILASGEQFPDALSISAYAGVTETPIFLTKSKEMPSYTQQALEDLQEEGDLQTIVVGGEAVVSSATLGSLRNVQRIFGNDRYETSAEIYEFARDALSSQTAYLVTGENFPDALAAGGLAAKRRAGIVMTQRANLPGPTYSVLSRPSESPLQVVIIGGVAVITDKVKLMLEGSEQPPYLLADLTIVIDPGHGGPDPGAAGSSGTLEKNNTLPVGLNLAALLRSAGAHVILTRSTDVTPAEGVYSERADLEARTKIANDSKADLFISLHNDSFSNPAASGTTTYYSSVNPLSPQSKALAESIQADLVKAIGLPSRGVKDAAFYVIKNTEMPAVLVELGFLSNPSEEILLGSSEFQRTAAQGIYQGILSYKGF; encoded by the coding sequence GTGGCAAAGTTAAAATGGAGACTCTTAGGAATATTGGTTTTAAGCTTAGGATTTCTAATGGGGGTTGAGAAAGTGGCCAGTGCCACTCCATTAAATTTAGAGACAGCAAGAATTTTTGGTACCCGTCAGATTGATACAGCTATCAACGTCTCTATAGAAGGGTGGAATCATGCAGAGACGGTCTTGCTCGCCAATTGTGATAATTTCCCCGATGCATTAGTTGCCGCACCCCTTTCCCATAAGCTGGACGCACCTATTCTGCTGACCCCAACCGGTGGGGTAGATGCCAAAGTTATGGCAGAAATTAAACGATTGGGTGCCCAGAAAGTTATTCTGTTAGGGGGAGTGGCTGCTCTTAGCCAAAAGGTGGAGCAAGATATTCTGAAAGCAGGTTTAGACAAGCCCGAACGAATCTATGGGTATGATCAATACGAAACAGCCCAAAAGGTCGCCGAACGGGTAGGGGCTAAGGGAGAAGTCATTCTGGCAAGCGGAGAACAGTTTCCCGATGCACTCTCCATATCAGCCTATGCAGGTGTGACAGAGACCCCCATTTTTCTGACAAAATCCAAAGAGATGCCCAGTTATACTCAGCAAGCACTTGAGGATCTGCAAGAGGAAGGGGATCTGCAGACGATTGTCGTCGGCGGAGAAGCCGTGGTGTCGTCTGCAACCTTAGGCAGCTTGAGAAATGTCCAACGAATTTTTGGCAACGACCGCTATGAAACCTCTGCAGAAATCTATGAGTTTGCCAGGGATGCCTTATCCTCTCAAACAGCATATTTAGTAACCGGCGAGAACTTTCCGGATGCTCTGGCAGCGGGCGGCTTAGCAGCAAAACGCCGCGCAGGTATTGTTATGACCCAAAGGGCAAATCTCCCGGGGCCCACCTATTCTGTTTTGTCCAGACCGTCAGAAAGTCCCCTTCAAGTTGTAATCATCGGCGGAGTGGCAGTAATCACAGACAAAGTGAAATTGATGCTGGAAGGTTCTGAGCAGCCACCTTATCTCTTGGCGGATCTGACCATCGTCATTGATCCGGGACATGGCGGCCCAGATCCGGGTGCTGCGGGTTCATCAGGAACCCTTGAGAAAAATAACACTTTGCCTGTGGGACTTAATCTGGCCGCATTACTGAGGTCAGCAGGGGCTCACGTCATCTTAACCCGCAGCACTGATGTCACACCGGCAGAGGGGGTCTATTCAGAACGGGCTGATCTTGAAGCCAGAACTAAAATAGCCAACGACTCCAAGGCGGATTTGTTTATCAGCCTGCACAACGATTCCTTCAGTAACCCTGCTGCTTCCGGAACAACAACCTATTATAGCTCGGTCAACCCATTGTCTCCTCAATCTAAAGCCTTAGCAGAAAGCATTCAGGCTGATCTGGTCAAGGCAATCGGCTTGCCCAGTCGAGGGGTGAAAGATGCAGCCTTTTATGTCATCAAGAATACAGAAATGCCGGCGGTTCTGGTTGAACTTGGCTTCCTATCTAACCCAAGCGAAGAAATACTTCTCGGTTCATCAGAGTTTCAAAGAACTGCGGCCCAAGGTATATATCAAGGAATTCTCAGCTATAAAGGTTTCTAA
- a CDS encoding cell wall-binding repeat-containing protein, producing MKFITKKTLSLLCSLLILLSLTPLLPFKAQAASNESLTDRIYGNTLYDTAVEISKQGWDYAPIVVLATGKNFPDALTGTVLANKLNGPLLLTESDRLTPAVAEELRRLNTREVYLLGGTVALSTGIEEALKSQGILPRRLAGWDQYGTAAEIARSATSSSSQAFLVNGELFPDALSISSYAAAQGIPILLTRSDSLPPETAKVINDLGISEVTIIGGTAVIKESIEEQLSKLPQPVKVTARYAGYDQYETNTVVLNQLSFDTSKVYVATGQNFPDALAGAALAAKTKAPILLIPSTQLGSTTTGYLTQKRASGSAFTIFGGWGVISYAMESIIRTGNVQARVSLQYTQGGLGGINGMLNQVKSIPSPATDYADIIAPSWYYLDDTADGNVVGGWDATPKDYKEFTSYVQSRNLKVLPVFQSSWSTPKTVDTVMASPTARAKLIGQIMNLVSSVNADGVVIDFEFMSNETGPYLTQFMKELYAQLHPLNKLVIQAVMPRTGAEAWLAEFDYPALAQYVDYLHVMTYDYSHGTPGPIAPLDWAGKVMKYTRDQGVDMHKVLLGIPYYGVDWTATGNSSAPYNRRPRGLHTLFGTTSDKDLSGMMELIAKYNSAVQRDASQVPYFSYTDADGIHTVYYDDAQSWQAKMELLSQYGLGGIGAWSLYWAVNPESSSVIFSVLKQHLR from the coding sequence ATGAAATTTATCACAAAAAAAACTTTAAGTCTTTTATGCAGCCTTCTAATCCTATTAAGCCTGACGCCTCTGCTTCCATTTAAGGCCCAGGCTGCTTCTAATGAATCCCTCACAGACCGAATTTATGGGAATACACTGTATGATACGGCAGTGGAGATTTCTAAGCAGGGCTGGGATTATGCTCCTATCGTTGTGCTGGCAACGGGAAAGAATTTTCCCGATGCTCTGACGGGAACCGTCTTGGCTAATAAGCTCAATGGACCCTTGCTCTTGACTGAGTCAGATCGTTTAACTCCCGCCGTCGCCGAGGAACTCAGACGCCTCAATACAAGGGAGGTGTATCTCCTCGGGGGAACCGTTGCCTTGAGTACCGGGATCGAAGAAGCTCTTAAAAGCCAGGGAATTTTGCCCCGACGTCTGGCGGGCTGGGATCAGTACGGTACTGCTGCAGAGATTGCCCGGTCAGCCACCTCAAGTTCCAGTCAAGCCTTTTTGGTCAACGGTGAGCTTTTTCCCGACGCTTTAAGTATTTCTTCTTATGCAGCTGCTCAAGGAATTCCGATTCTACTTACCCGCTCGGATTCACTGCCCCCAGAAACAGCTAAGGTAATCAATGATTTGGGGATTTCCGAGGTGACAATCATCGGCGGTACGGCTGTCATTAAAGAGAGTATCGAGGAACAATTGAGTAAACTCCCTCAGCCGGTAAAAGTCACCGCCCGTTATGCCGGGTACGATCAGTACGAAACGAATACGGTGGTTTTAAATCAGCTATCCTTTGACACTTCTAAGGTCTATGTTGCAACAGGACAGAATTTTCCCGATGCTTTAGCAGGAGCTGCTTTGGCTGCAAAGACTAAGGCACCAATTCTCCTGATTCCCAGTACTCAGTTAGGTAGCACGACAACCGGTTATCTCACACAGAAGCGAGCTTCCGGCTCAGCCTTTACGATTTTTGGGGGGTGGGGTGTTATCAGTTACGCCATGGAAAGTATCATTCGTACCGGCAATGTTCAGGCGCGAGTTTCCCTGCAGTATACCCAAGGCGGCTTAGGCGGTATTAATGGTATGCTCAATCAGGTCAAGTCGATTCCTTCTCCGGCTACGGATTATGCAGATATCATAGCACCAAGTTGGTATTATCTTGATGATACCGCGGATGGCAATGTCGTGGGCGGGTGGGATGCCACGCCTAAGGACTATAAGGAATTTACTTCCTATGTGCAATCCCGTAATTTGAAGGTTCTTCCTGTTTTCCAATCCTCGTGGAGTACCCCTAAGACAGTGGATACTGTCATGGCTTCTCCAACAGCCCGAGCAAAACTGATTGGACAAATTATGAATTTAGTCAGCAGTGTCAATGCTGACGGGGTTGTTATTGATTTTGAATTTATGAGCAATGAGACCGGCCCCTATCTTACCCAGTTCATGAAAGAACTTTACGCTCAACTTCATCCTCTTAATAAATTAGTTATTCAGGCTGTAATGCCCCGCACGGGAGCCGAAGCATGGCTGGCGGAATTTGACTACCCTGCTCTCGCTCAATATGTGGATTACCTCCACGTTATGACTTATGACTATAGCCACGGAACCCCCGGACCCATTGCTCCCTTGGACTGGGCCGGCAAGGTTATGAAATACACCCGGGATCAAGGGGTTGATATGCACAAGGTACTCCTTGGAATCCCCTACTACGGGGTAGATTGGACAGCTACGGGCAACTCTTCCGCTCCCTATAACCGTCGCCCTCGCGGGCTGCACACACTCTTCGGAACAACCTCAGATAAAGACTTGAGCGGCATGATGGAACTGATCGCCAAGTATAATAGCGCTGTCCAGCGAGACGCTTCCCAGGTACCCTATTTCAGTTATACGGATGCTGACGGTATCCATACTGTCTACTATGACGATGCCCAAAGCTGGCAGGCTAAAATGGAGTTGCTTAGTCAATATGGTCTGGGAGGAATCGGTGCATGGTCCTTATATTGGGCAGTTAACCCGGAAAGCTCAAGTGTGATCTTTTCGGTCTTAAAGCAACATCTGAGATAA